The Caulifigura coniformis genome includes a region encoding these proteins:
- a CDS encoding ArsR/SmtB family transcription factor yields the protein MLEDPLSATFAALADPTRRAILSRLSKGETSVSDIAKPFAMSLPAVTKHLKVLQRAGLVSQGRRAQWRPCRLDPRPLREVADWVEQYRQMWEQQLDRLEDFLRELQEAPAKAAPPKQAVPKRKSK from the coding sequence ATGCTGGAAGACCCACTCAGCGCGACCTTCGCGGCCCTTGCCGATCCGACACGTCGGGCGATCCTGTCCCGGCTGTCGAAAGGCGAAACGTCCGTCAGCGACATCGCGAAACCCTTTGCGATGTCGCTTCCCGCCGTCACCAAACATCTCAAGGTGCTGCAGCGCGCCGGCTTGGTCTCCCAGGGGCGGCGAGCCCAATGGAGGCCCTGCCGGCTCGATCCCAGGCCACTTCGTGAAGTGGCCGACTGGGTCGAGCAGTACCGGCAGATGTGGGAGCAACAGCTCGACCGCCTGGAAGACTTCCTCCGGGAGCTCCAGGAGGCCCCGGCGAAAGCGGCTCCTCCCAAGCAGGCTGTACCGAAACGTAAGTCGAAGTGA
- a CDS encoding tyrosine-type recombinase/integrase gives MSKTPWILTREMFLDEQELGDLIESLACAIGTAVRSDRDSALLDQLIVACLSLSGLRNSEFCNLRLVDADLGSRRPFFCVAGTRTEDRKVHIPRLLARLAKQYISGPRSRFLPTGMDAKDENQALILSEKGRPFDRTVLYRRVVKILSSHGLGERASVQLLRHTYGYLAYKRTGGNLLFTQRQLGHAHPMVTAIYQQFVTEDYSTLADQVGAELLRVAPE, from the coding sequence ATGTCGAAAACGCCCTGGATCCTCACACGCGAAATGTTCCTCGACGAGCAGGAACTCGGCGACCTGATCGAAAGTCTGGCTTGTGCCATCGGCACGGCCGTCCGGAGTGACCGGGATTCGGCCCTTCTCGATCAACTCATTGTCGCCTGCCTGTCGCTCTCAGGCCTGCGGAACAGCGAGTTCTGTAATCTCCGGCTCGTCGATGCGGACCTCGGCTCGCGACGCCCCTTCTTCTGCGTCGCTGGCACTCGCACCGAAGACCGAAAGGTTCACATTCCCAGGCTGCTGGCGCGGCTCGCCAAGCAGTACATATCAGGTCCCAGGTCGCGGTTTCTGCCCACCGGGATGGATGCAAAAGATGAGAACCAGGCTTTGATTCTGTCGGAGAAGGGCCGACCGTTCGACCGCACGGTCCTATACCGCCGAGTCGTGAAGATTCTGTCGAGTCACGGTCTCGGAGAGCGGGCCAGCGTTCAACTTCTGCGTCACACCTACGGCTATCTGGCCTACAAGCGTACCGGCGGGAACCTGCTCTTTACCCAGCGTCAGCTCGGACATGCCCACCCCATGGTCACCGCCATCTATCAGCAGTTCGTCACCGAGGACTACTCCACCCTCGCCGATCAAGTCGGCGCCGAACTGCTCCGCGTCGCCCCCGAGTAG
- a CDS encoding tetratricopeptide repeat protein, with translation MNVRQCLIASIPAAIVAGVWLSGWEAPAEESGRPVALRMDGLGPHRREVTAANAEAKQWFNQGLMLLYAFNHDEAIHAFRAAVDADPGCAMAHWGIALAVGPHINFPLMTPQKSALAWSELQLARQHSANGTEVEKALIEALASRYAEKPPEDRVPLDKAYAEAMQRVWQKFPGDADVGALYAEAVMDLRPWDLWPTDGEARPERETAIAVLRKVLELSPAHPLGCHLYIHAVEAGPNPGEASEAADRLRTASPGLGHLVHMPSHIDVRTGRWQQAVEANERAIRADNDYRGRRPEQDFYRIYMAHNRHMLAFAAMMQGQSARAEAEARQMLADIPESWLAVPENLAMADGFFAAPIKVLVRFGKWDAVLAEPEPVGNRPIAHALWREARGVALAAKGQVAEARAEQRRFRDAVRAVPEEARFGNNSGIDLLKVADALLEGEILVKEGKMEEGIAKLREAVRLEDLLRYDEPPGWIIPVRHALGTWLIKAGKPEEAEAVYRKDLETWPHNGWSLFGLSQSLDRQDKMDDMRLVRARFQEAWRSADVELKSSCFCQTETP, from the coding sequence ATGAACGTTCGTCAGTGCCTGATCGCGTCGATTCCGGCGGCGATCGTCGCCGGAGTCTGGCTGTCGGGGTGGGAAGCGCCCGCCGAAGAGTCGGGACGTCCTGTTGCACTCAGAATGGACGGCCTCGGGCCCCATCGTCGCGAGGTCACGGCTGCGAATGCCGAGGCGAAGCAGTGGTTCAACCAGGGGCTGATGCTCCTGTACGCCTTCAACCACGACGAGGCGATTCATGCGTTCCGGGCGGCCGTCGACGCCGACCCCGGATGCGCCATGGCGCACTGGGGCATCGCTCTCGCGGTCGGGCCGCACATCAATTTCCCATTGATGACGCCCCAGAAGTCGGCGCTGGCCTGGAGCGAGCTGCAGCTCGCGCGGCAGCACTCCGCGAACGGAACGGAAGTCGAAAAGGCGCTCATCGAGGCCCTGGCCTCGCGGTATGCGGAGAAACCGCCTGAAGACCGTGTTCCCCTGGACAAAGCCTATGCGGAGGCGATGCAGAGGGTCTGGCAGAAGTTTCCAGGCGATGCGGATGTCGGGGCGCTCTACGCCGAAGCGGTGATGGATCTCCGTCCGTGGGATCTCTGGCCGACTGATGGGGAAGCCCGTCCCGAACGGGAGACGGCCATCGCTGTGCTCCGGAAGGTTCTCGAGCTTTCGCCCGCGCATCCCCTGGGATGCCACCTGTATATCCATGCGGTCGAAGCGGGCCCGAACCCCGGAGAGGCGTCGGAGGCGGCTGACCGACTGCGCACGGCTTCGCCCGGACTGGGGCATCTGGTTCATATGCCATCGCACATCGATGTGCGGACGGGGCGCTGGCAACAGGCGGTGGAGGCCAATGAACGGGCGATCCGCGCCGACAACGACTATCGCGGCCGTCGTCCGGAACAGGACTTCTACCGCATCTACATGGCACACAATCGCCACATGCTGGCGTTCGCGGCCATGATGCAGGGGCAGAGCGCCCGGGCCGAGGCTGAAGCCCGGCAGATGCTCGCGGACATTCCCGAGAGCTGGCTGGCGGTGCCCGAGAACCTGGCGATGGCGGACGGCTTTTTTGCCGCGCCGATCAAGGTGCTGGTGCGGTTCGGGAAATGGGACGCCGTTCTGGCAGAGCCCGAACCGGTCGGCAATCGTCCGATTGCCCACGCGCTGTGGCGGGAGGCCCGGGGCGTGGCGCTGGCCGCAAAGGGGCAAGTGGCTGAGGCGCGGGCCGAGCAGCGGCGATTCCGGGACGCCGTCAGGGCGGTGCCCGAGGAGGCGCGGTTCGGAAACAATTCCGGGATCGATCTGCTCAAGGTGGCGGATGCGCTTCTGGAGGGGGAGATCCTGGTGAAGGAAGGGAAGATGGAAGAGGGGATCGCGAAACTGCGCGAGGCGGTCCGACTGGAAGACCTGCTGCGGTACGACGAGCCTCCCGGCTGGATCATTCCGGTCCGGCATGCCCTCGGAACCTGGCTGATCAAAGCCGGGAAGCCAGAAGAAGCGGAAGCGGTCTACCGAAAGGATCTGGAGACCTGGCCCCACAACGGCTGGTCACTGTTCGGCCTGTCTCAGTCGCTGGACCGGCAGGACAAGATGGACGACATGCGGCTGGTTCGCGCGCGGTTTCAGGAGGCCTGGCGCTCCGCGGATGTGGAGTTGAAGTCGTCCTGCTTCTGCCAGACTGAAACGCCCTGA
- a CDS encoding SRPBCC family protein, translated as MQTANTVFPSGGAAGEVHIVRTIHAPRDRVFAAWTTREALERWYAPHGCTIRFRSYSPAPGGTLLSCITTPDGHECWCTGEYEVFSPPDRLVMTMSVCDRDGNIVEPTVVGMDPAWPVTTRVTVLFEDLGASTRITLHQTVDESLAKRTGAHPSWLQMLDRLDEQLAA; from the coding sequence ATGCAAACGGCGAACACTGTATTTCCTTCCGGCGGCGCGGCTGGCGAGGTCCACATCGTTCGGACGATCCATGCGCCGCGCGATCGAGTTTTCGCAGCCTGGACGACCCGGGAGGCGCTCGAACGCTGGTATGCCCCACATGGCTGCACGATCCGGTTTCGCAGCTACTCCCCTGCGCCCGGTGGAACGCTGCTCAGCTGCATCACGACCCCGGACGGCCATGAATGCTGGTGCACCGGTGAGTACGAAGTCTTTTCTCCGCCGGACAGGCTGGTGATGACGATGTCGGTCTGCGACCGGGATGGAAACATTGTTGAGCCCACGGTCGTCGGCATGGACCCCGCCTGGCCCGTCACGACGCGGGTCACGGTCCTGTTCGAAGACCTCGGGGCCTCGACCCGCATCACCCTGCACCAGACGGTCGATGAATCGCTCGCCAAGCGGACCGGAGCCCATCCCAGCTGGCTGCAGATGCTCGATCGCCTGGACGAGCAACTGGCGGCCTGA
- the pabB gene encoding aminodeoxychorismate synthase component I, translating to MSDVPLVVELPLPPRPELALARLQTWPRAALFQSTLQRPGLGRYSFLTADPVRTAEISLETLADTRAGHGTTSDRTTGVFQPTRDWLARPSAPSVPGLPPFQGGIVGLLSYEAGQLWERLPSLGNSVAPAISLGLYDWVLAWDHLDNRAWIIVQPLDSERGCDSAARLAAIKAALNEPDRPGQDLAPRSAPAPSSPSDVFARLPGLRSNFDRPGYVQAVQRVVRYIHAGDIFQANLSQRFSAPVTMPAAELYARLAAVNPAPFAAYYDAGDLQVISASPERFLRLSGAEVETRPIKGTRARRAGVEADLFTRDELRESDKDRAENVMIVDLLRNDLSRVCRPGSIRVPQLCGVETYETVQHLVSEVRGTLRAGFDFFDLLAATFPGGSITGAPKIRAMEIITELEQVPRGPYCGTLFYLGFNGEADSSILIRTFTQTGNVLHFPAGGGITAQSDPESEYNETLHKVEGLLRALAPAGRQE from the coding sequence ATGAGTGACGTCCCCCTCGTCGTTGAACTCCCTCTCCCGCCCCGCCCGGAGCTGGCTTTGGCCCGCCTCCAGACCTGGCCGAGGGCGGCGCTGTTTCAAAGCACGCTCCAGCGACCGGGACTCGGACGGTATTCGTTCCTGACGGCGGATCCTGTCCGGACGGCCGAAATCAGCCTGGAGACGCTGGCGGACACCCGCGCAGGCCATGGGACCACGTCCGATCGGACCACAGGCGTCTTTCAGCCCACGCGCGACTGGCTCGCGCGCCCTTCAGCCCCCTCCGTTCCGGGGCTTCCGCCGTTCCAGGGGGGAATCGTCGGCCTTCTCAGCTACGAAGCCGGGCAGCTGTGGGAACGCCTCCCCTCGCTGGGGAACTCGGTGGCGCCGGCCATCTCGCTCGGCCTGTACGACTGGGTTCTCGCCTGGGACCACCTCGACAATCGCGCCTGGATCATCGTGCAGCCCCTCGACAGCGAGCGCGGCTGCGACTCGGCTGCTCGCCTCGCGGCGATCAAGGCGGCACTGAACGAACCCGACCGGCCCGGCCAGGATCTCGCCCCCCGTTCAGCGCCGGCGCCCTCCAGCCCATCGGATGTGTTCGCGCGTCTGCCGGGACTGCGAAGCAACTTCGATCGCCCGGGCTACGTTCAAGCCGTCCAGCGCGTCGTCCGCTACATCCATGCGGGAGACATCTTCCAGGCCAATCTCTCCCAGAGATTCTCCGCGCCTGTCACGATGCCGGCCGCCGAACTCTATGCCCGGCTCGCCGCCGTGAATCCGGCCCCCTTTGCAGCCTACTACGACGCCGGCGACCTTCAGGTGATCAGCGCGTCTCCAGAGCGGTTCCTCAGACTCAGCGGAGCGGAAGTTGAAACGCGGCCGATCAAGGGGACGCGGGCCCGTCGGGCCGGCGTCGAGGCCGATCTCTTCACCCGCGACGAGCTCCGCGAAAGCGACAAGGACCGGGCCGAGAACGTGATGATCGTCGACCTGCTCCGCAACGACCTGTCGCGCGTCTGCCGCCCGGGATCCATCCGCGTCCCGCAGCTGTGCGGCGTCGAAACGTACGAAACAGTCCAGCACCTGGTGTCCGAAGTCCGCGGCACTCTGCGAGCTGGGTTTGATTTCTTTGACCTGCTGGCGGCGACCTTTCCGGGAGGATCGATCACCGGCGCGCCGAAGATCCGCGCCATGGAAATCATCACGGAACTCGAACAGGTCCCCCGCGGGCCGTACTGCGGAACCCTGTTTTATCTCGGGTTCAACGGCGAGGCCGACAGCAGCATCCTGATCCGCACGTTCACGCAGACTGGAAACGTGCTGCACTTCCCGGCTGGCGGCGGAATCACGGCCCAATCCGACCCCGAATCCGAGTACAACGAAACCCTGCACAAGGTGGAAGGCCTCCTGCGGGCCCTGGCGCCGGCCGGTCGGCAGGAATAA
- a CDS encoding L28 family ribosomal protein has protein sequence MSTLKKNKRIKLAKQLEIYGDLKPTTGNSITRRGKAKYLGGNGRKTTGISRRVFKKNLQCVRVQEDGIVVRRRVPVSLLRSGLVLKPIVREPFTIDEPIRSETPKKGEAKKGDKKPEAKKAEAKTKKAEPKKK, from the coding sequence ATGAGCACCCTGAAGAAGAACAAGCGGATCAAGCTCGCCAAGCAGCTCGAGATTTATGGCGACCTGAAGCCGACGACCGGAAACAGCATTACCCGTCGCGGTAAGGCGAAGTACCTCGGAGGCAACGGCCGCAAGACGACCGGCATCTCCCGTCGGGTCTTCAAGAAGAACCTTCAGTGCGTTCGCGTGCAGGAAGACGGCATCGTCGTGCGTCGCCGGGTTCCGGTCAGCCTGCTGCGGAGCGGCCTGGTGCTGAAGCCGATTGTTCGCGAGCCGTTCACCATCGACGAGCCGATCCGCTCGGAAACCCCGAAGAAGGGGGAGGCCAAGAAGGGCGACAAGAAACCCGAAGCCAAAAAGGCCGAGGCCAAGACGAAGAAGGCCGAACCGAAGAAGAAGTGA
- a CDS encoding beta strand repeat-containing protein: MNATWKSWLNRLMNRGTGAVRSLGFTTRRPSRMLRMPRMRAALGVAMLSGAVGTTAWGQTPGAEGVVKLGGGAASVSQAQGIVGLSDPSASMAAGPSRMAQAQYAAPAQPQYAVPAQQYVTPYNAYQNAPRLADRTLQHYEQGQGVGYAATQDVTQILYRAQHVQGEIYGANNGYTSLNAFVPLGTSGSDALWYIQPRANVTNDGRGMANLGVGYRFYTPDDNRVWSATFWWDGDGGHHSWYNQLGAHFASVGKYLTWRGGFALPIGSTTDQYGAAVGSTFFVDDNVGLNIVSQLETAYRRFDLEASMPLPYLGRYGWEAGVGTYYLHADKAENSMGVSARVEAQVTEDFLINTLVTSDEIFGGNLSVNMEFTLPDGAPSRWFRPKRVRDALTESDKRNYRVAAGTQSVTTQTLAIDPNDGNPLRIAHIDPNATAPGTGFVQSPYMSILEFESLADGIQSDYDIILVQARNDSSDTNLNTGVTLFDRQRLLGASLRADGTRHTISAILNGVAGQFELPYTPSTNAPLLTNTGNPGVDVVTLANMNEVSAFQIDGGATAAGIRGTGIDSFNLNSLSIATQNVGIDITSDTTPLLGLVNEDYGRITNVTVAGQAPATAGIQVRHQAGDLDLLVANNTVTGVVGETVDSNLNGVIDPGVGIAIVAENTGVISATDQNSLTRPTGILNNTATGNDTNLKVTALNGGDFMVNVIGNTLNSNTDTTSAGFVALADNGTLTLSTVAQNQFNSNAGDGVRMEAANGGTLFVPSSETTVDTNGNGVIDLGFVGNTMTGNAGSGVRVVADGVGSVANVSIGAGNNVSNNGQDAIVLEANDGGVINVDQLSIANATGNLGAILRVAGDGGIIDLGTISGTTFDRRVSGSAGILFDATNATISGVISGNQFLGSETNDDTSFGIGGEIRGGTLDLVIDNNLFDGNADAAIGLIFTASDDRPAPGTGTPLEGDAVEAKVVITRNTIINTFDAIDPRFAGQGIALILNGSEQDNGVPPVDPTTNVQPAAYLEGLIAENIIGVNPTGTGVDLADPDTYNVADGNDGAGIYVEVNGDTSISDLAGVGSTVDDAELNGLFIGAMTYQGEAYQGNLIANNDEGIQVRRNDSSVIDNFVINDNDIVNNLNDGIDIAANNGGIPFGPQEVLNFEITNNLLLNNGFLTDGTQGTAGRGIQLRAEASALLEVNIRENTISGNRLSGIEARTFTDTHDFIGAGRDVASPLNGGDNGAITGVWELNTITNNGFLLNEDTNRNGILDAGEDADGDGVLDVVTEGHGIALGRIDFIDPDNPGGVLEGFNNGGFLIDTDGDGTLELPILSILNNRIAGNAEDGIHVYLDKSPVPSTVAGEPRTTRISILGNDIVSNGEDGFNVQNTQGSSAIARIEFNNNLVSQNGLYSGLFQIQQAGTSNAVNIIGDGVEIVTAAGAQTILEANNNRIINNNGRGVNILTAEGSHLETFWDGNNISGNSREGFYVVNAALNVTVLGTSGAAQGTPFTGYTADSWLADFDSNHEMYSYGHIGGTNLGAGGNTPPGPIAPFFINWVNDVPGPGPVTEMRLTNNLINNNGGVAEDADGEDSYSTLGGLVVRVGTSGFEDTSLTSAPNWNLGLGGVIAEIENNQLSGNVGRDVYMDGFISTQSPATGSFGDPLIRLDLQFRNNRGGSIDVSGENFSVFYNNTNVGIPGATNVDRPNPPFTNPAILRDATRNIGDPILGELPFPGFGSSTLRIELDGSAPDAFGNNIGNNQFNLIYSGFNAFDWLTVPVGTLPDPTLPAIFP; the protein is encoded by the coding sequence ATGAACGCGACCTGGAAGAGCTGGCTGAACAGGCTGATGAATCGCGGAACCGGCGCCGTTCGGTCGCTGGGGTTCACCACCCGTCGGCCTTCCCGGATGTTGAGAATGCCCCGCATGCGGGCGGCGCTCGGCGTCGCCATGCTCTCGGGAGCGGTCGGAACCACCGCGTGGGGTCAGACGCCCGGAGCTGAGGGGGTCGTCAAACTGGGAGGAGGCGCCGCCTCTGTCTCCCAGGCCCAGGGTATCGTCGGCCTGAGCGATCCATCCGCTTCGATGGCCGCCGGCCCCAGCCGCATGGCCCAGGCCCAGTACGCGGCCCCGGCTCAACCCCAGTACGCCGTGCCGGCCCAGCAGTACGTCACCCCATACAACGCCTACCAGAACGCCCCCAGGCTGGCCGACCGCACCCTGCAGCATTACGAACAGGGACAGGGCGTTGGTTACGCCGCGACCCAGGACGTGACGCAGATCCTCTACCGCGCCCAGCACGTGCAGGGCGAAATCTACGGCGCCAACAACGGCTACACGTCGCTCAACGCCTTCGTCCCGCTCGGAACCAGCGGCTCGGACGCCCTCTGGTACATCCAGCCGCGGGCCAACGTCACCAACGATGGCCGCGGAATGGCCAACCTCGGTGTCGGCTACCGCTTCTACACCCCCGACGACAACCGCGTCTGGTCGGCCACCTTCTGGTGGGACGGCGACGGCGGACACCACTCCTGGTACAACCAGCTGGGTGCCCACTTCGCCAGCGTCGGCAAGTATCTCACCTGGCGCGGCGGATTCGCCCTGCCCATCGGCAGCACCACCGATCAGTACGGCGCCGCCGTCGGAAGCACGTTCTTCGTCGACGACAACGTCGGCCTGAACATCGTCTCCCAGCTCGAAACCGCGTACCGCCGCTTCGATCTCGAAGCATCGATGCCCCTGCCCTACCTCGGCCGCTACGGCTGGGAAGCGGGCGTCGGCACCTACTACCTCCACGCCGACAAGGCCGAAAACTCGATGGGCGTGAGCGCCCGCGTCGAGGCCCAGGTCACCGAAGACTTCCTGATCAACACGCTCGTCACCAGCGACGAGATCTTCGGCGGAAACCTCTCCGTCAACATGGAATTCACCCTGCCGGACGGAGCCCCGTCCCGCTGGTTCCGCCCGAAACGCGTCCGCGACGCTCTGACCGAATCGGACAAGCGTAACTACCGCGTCGCCGCCGGCACCCAGTCGGTCACCACGCAGACCCTCGCGATCGATCCCAACGACGGCAATCCGCTCCGGATCGCCCATATCGATCCGAATGCGACGGCCCCGGGAACCGGGTTCGTCCAGTCCCCCTACATGTCGATCCTCGAGTTCGAGTCACTCGCCGACGGGATCCAGTCCGACTACGACATCATCCTGGTTCAGGCCCGGAACGACAGCTCGGACACCAACCTGAATACCGGCGTCACGCTGTTCGACCGCCAGCGGCTCCTGGGCGCTTCGCTCCGCGCCGACGGCACGCGGCACACGATCAGCGCGATTCTGAACGGCGTCGCCGGACAGTTCGAGCTGCCCTACACGCCCTCCACGAATGCTCCGCTGCTGACGAACACCGGCAATCCGGGCGTCGACGTCGTCACGCTCGCGAACATGAACGAGGTCTCCGCGTTCCAGATTGATGGCGGCGCAACGGCCGCCGGCATCCGCGGCACGGGCATCGACAGCTTCAACCTCAACAGCCTGTCGATCGCCACGCAGAACGTCGGCATCGACATCACGTCCGACACCACCCCTCTCCTGGGGCTGGTCAACGAAGATTACGGCCGCATCACCAACGTCACTGTGGCCGGCCAGGCCCCCGCGACCGCCGGCATCCAGGTCCGGCATCAGGCGGGCGACCTCGACCTGCTCGTCGCCAACAACACCGTCACGGGCGTCGTCGGCGAAACGGTCGACTCCAACCTCAACGGCGTGATTGATCCGGGCGTCGGCATCGCGATCGTCGCCGAGAACACCGGCGTCATCTCGGCGACCGACCAGAACTCGCTGACCCGGCCCACCGGCATCCTCAACAACACCGCGACCGGAAACGACACGAACCTGAAGGTCACCGCTCTCAACGGCGGCGACTTCATGGTCAACGTCATCGGCAATACGCTGAACTCCAACACCGACACCACTTCGGCCGGATTCGTCGCCCTGGCGGACAACGGCACGCTCACCCTCTCGACCGTCGCCCAGAACCAGTTCAACTCCAACGCCGGCGACGGCGTCCGCATGGAAGCCGCCAACGGCGGAACCCTGTTCGTGCCGAGTTCGGAAACGACAGTCGACACGAACGGCAACGGCGTCATCGACCTCGGATTCGTCGGCAACACGATGACCGGAAACGCCGGCTCGGGCGTCCGCGTCGTCGCCGACGGCGTCGGATCGGTCGCGAACGTGTCGATCGGGGCCGGCAACAACGTCAGCAACAACGGCCAGGACGCAATCGTCCTCGAGGCCAACGATGGCGGCGTGATCAACGTCGATCAGCTCTCGATCGCCAACGCCACCGGCAACCTCGGTGCGATCCTGCGGGTCGCGGGCGACGGCGGCATCATCGACCTCGGCACGATCTCGGGAACGACCTTCGACCGCCGCGTCTCCGGCAGTGCAGGCATCCTGTTCGACGCCACCAACGCCACGATCTCCGGTGTGATCTCAGGCAACCAGTTCCTCGGCAGCGAGACCAACGACGACACCTCGTTCGGCATCGGCGGCGAAATCCGCGGCGGCACGCTCGACCTGGTCATCGACAACAACCTGTTCGACGGCAACGCCGACGCGGCGATCGGCCTGATCTTCACCGCCTCCGACGACCGGCCGGCCCCCGGAACGGGAACGCCGCTCGAAGGCGACGCCGTCGAGGCGAAGGTCGTCATCACCCGCAACACCATCATCAACACGTTTGACGCGATTGATCCGCGGTTCGCCGGCCAGGGCATCGCCCTCATCCTGAACGGTTCGGAACAGGACAACGGCGTTCCGCCGGTCGATCCGACGACGAACGTCCAGCCGGCCGCTTACCTCGAAGGCCTCATCGCCGAAAACATCATCGGTGTGAACCCGACCGGCACCGGCGTCGACCTCGCCGATCCCGACACGTACAACGTCGCCGACGGAAACGATGGCGCCGGCATCTATGTCGAAGTCAACGGCGACACCTCGATCTCCGACCTCGCCGGCGTCGGCAGCACGGTCGACGACGCAGAGCTGAACGGCCTGTTCATCGGAGCCATGACCTACCAGGGCGAGGCCTACCAGGGCAACCTGATCGCCAACAACGACGAAGGCATCCAGGTCCGCCGCAACGACAGCTCCGTGATCGACAACTTCGTCATCAACGACAACGACATCGTCAACAACCTCAACGACGGCATCGACATCGCGGCCAACAACGGCGGAATTCCGTTCGGTCCGCAGGAAGTGCTGAACTTCGAGATCACGAACAACCTTCTCTTGAACAACGGCTTCCTGACCGACGGCACCCAGGGGACCGCGGGACGCGGCATCCAGCTGCGGGCCGAGGCCAGTGCCCTGCTCGAAGTCAACATTCGTGAGAACACGATCTCCGGCAACCGCCTCAGCGGCATCGAAGCCCGGACCTTCACCGACACGCACGACTTCATCGGCGCCGGCCGCGACGTCGCATCGCCGCTCAACGGCGGAGACAATGGTGCGATCACCGGTGTCTGGGAACTCAACACCATCACCAACAACGGCTTCCTCCTCAACGAGGACACTAACCGCAACGGAATCCTCGACGCGGGCGAAGACGCGGATGGCGACGGTGTCCTGGACGTCGTCACGGAAGGCCACGGCATCGCCCTCGGCCGAATCGACTTCATCGATCCGGACAACCCTGGCGGCGTCCTGGAAGGCTTCAACAACGGCGGCTTCCTGATCGACACCGACGGCGACGGAACTCTGGAACTTCCGATCCTCTCGATCCTCAACAACCGGATCGCCGGAAACGCGGAAGACGGAATCCACGTCTACCTCGACAAGTCGCCTGTGCCGAGCACGGTGGCCGGCGAACCGCGGACGACGCGGATCTCGATCCTCGGGAACGACATCGTCTCCAACGGCGAAGACGGCTTCAACGTGCAGAACACGCAGGGCTCGAGCGCCATCGCACGCATCGAGTTCAACAACAACCTCGTCTCGCAGAACGGCCTCTACTCGGGTCTCTTCCAGATCCAGCAGGCCGGTACATCGAACGCGGTCAACATCATCGGCGACGGTGTCGAGATCGTTACGGCCGCCGGAGCACAGACGATCCTTGAGGCCAACAACAACCGCATCATCAACAACAACGGTCGCGGCGTGAACATCCTCACCGCCGAAGGCTCCCACCTGGAAACCTTCTGGGACGGGAACAACATCTCTGGCAACTCGCGGGAAGGCTTCTACGTCGTCAACGCCGCGCTCAACGTGACCGTGCTCGGCACCAGCGGAGCTGCCCAGGGAACGCCGTTCACTGGATACACGGCCGACTCCTGGCTGGCTGACTTCGACAGCAACCACGAGATGTACTCTTATGGACACATCGGAGGCACAAACCTCGGAGCCGGTGGAAACACTCCTCCGGGGCCTATCGCACCGTTCTTCATCAACTGGGTGAACGACGTTCCGGGCCCAGGACCGGTCACGGAGATGCGGCTGACCAACAACCTCATCAACAACAACGGCGGCGTCGCGGAAGATGCCGATGGCGAGGATTCCTACAGCACCCTCGGCGGCCTGGTGGTTCGCGTCGGAACGTCGGGCTTCGAGGACACCTCGCTGACCTCGGCCCCGAACTGGAACCTCGGCCTCGGCGGTGTGATCGCCGAAATCGAGAACAACCAGCTCTCCGGAAACGTCGGTCGCGACGTCTACATGGACGGGTTCATCTCCACCCAGTCGCCGGCGACCGGAAGCTTCGGCGATCCTTTGATCCGCCTCGACCTCCAGTTCCGCAACAACCGCGGCGGATCGATCGACGTCTCCGGCGAAAACTTCTCGGTGTTCTACAACAACACCAACGTCGGCATCCCCGGAGCCACGAACGTCGACCGACCGAACCCGCCGTTCACCAACCCGGCCATCCTCCGCGATGCCACGCGGAATATTGGCGACCCGATCCTTGGCGAACTGCCGTTCCCTGGCTTCGGTTCCTCCACGCTGCGGATCGAACTCGACGGCTCGGCTCCGGATGCGTTCGGCAACAACATCGGAAACAACCAGTTCAACCTGATCTACTCGGGCTTCAACGCCTTCGATTGGCTCACCGTGCCGGTCGGAACGCTGCCCGATCCGACGCTGCCCGCGATCTTCCCGTAA
- a CDS encoding acyl carrier protein has product MSELKVVSWEAVREIVADTLAVDLEEVTPESNFFADLGGESIDIIDLGFRCRQALGVTPQFSRLSASDWEVDETGVLLPESRRRIEQAFPLMAEKLPTGPFHWQQLFSVAAIWEIVADAAGESASP; this is encoded by the coding sequence ATGAGCGAATTGAAAGTCGTTTCGTGGGAAGCGGTTCGCGAGATTGTCGCCGACACGCTCGCCGTTGATCTGGAGGAAGTGACTCCCGAATCGAACTTCTTTGCCGACCTCGGCGGGGAATCGATCGACATTATCGACCTCGGCTTTCGATGTCGTCAGGCCCTTGGCGTCACCCCGCAGTTCTCGAGACTCTCCGCCAGCGACTGGGAAGTCGACGAGACGGGAGTTCTTCTGCCGGAATCTCGCCGCCGAATCGAGCAGGCCTTTCCACTCATGGCCGAAAAGCTACCCACGGGCCCATTTCACTGGCAGCAGTTGTTCTCCGTGGCAGCGATCTGGGAGATCGTGGCCGACGCGGCCGGCGAATCGGCGAGCCCATAA